A single genomic interval of Tursiops truncatus isolate mTurTru1 chromosome 1, mTurTru1.mat.Y, whole genome shotgun sequence harbors:
- the CDC42SE1 gene encoding CDC42 small effector protein 1, which produces MSEFWHKLGCCVVEKPQPKKKRRRIDRTMIGEPMNFVHLTHIGSGEMGAGDGLAMTGAVQEQMRSKGNRDRPWSNSRGL; this is translated from the exons ATGAGTGAATTTTGGCACAAACTGGGCTGCTGCGTGGTAGAGAAACCCCAGCCG aagaagaagaggagacgGATTGACCGGACCATGATTGGGGAACCAATGAATTTTGTCCACCTGACTCACATTGGCTCTGGGGAGATGGGTGCTGGAGATGGACTTGCCATG ACAGGTGCAGTTCAGGAGCAGATGAGATCCAAGGGAAACCGAGACAGACCGTGGAGCAATTCTAGGGGCTTGTAG
- the C1H1orf56 gene encoding LOW QUALITY PROTEIN: protein MENT (The sequence of the model RefSeq protein was modified relative to this genomic sequence to represent the inferred CDS: inserted 3 bases in 2 codons), with translation MVPADGALLWALLLSLGPRAAGVEGLTSTXRDSFRFGGPMTRSYRTTARSTRSVVSQKMRVXMEDEDDVVAVADSLAGPAAAELLASTVSTGSRSRLSAEEDGSLEERVVTYARKNNTELETRNTISSTPGGPSPGFTANDQDSEIRMSSSQRPSTWKADVDQLLSDTTLNQWSTAPSTPNQWPLPSPTAMPAPEDLRLVPMPWGPWHCHCKSGTMSRTWAGKPRGLSGRLRVGALSQPHTEHRPCTYHQCPCNREREECPLDAGLCPDTSCTTQTTTRATTTTPLPLLVSRLRLTPFIPSLRPNPALAFWKRVRTELEDIWNSLSTVFTEMQPINRNRR, from the exons ATGGTCCCCGCTGATGGCGCGCTGCTCTGGGCCCTGCTGCTGAGTCTGGGGCCCCGGGCGGCGGGGGTCGAAGGCCTGACTTCGAC GCGGGACAGTTTCCGCTTCGGGGGGCCTATGACCCGCAGCTACCGGACCACCGCCCGGAGCACCCGGAGCGTTGTTTCCCAGAAGATGAGGG ACATGGAGGATGAGGATGACGTCGTGGCCGTGGCCGACAGCCTGGCAGGCCCGGCTGCTGCCGAGCTCTTGGCCTCCACGGTGTCCACAGGTAGCAGGTCGCGATTGTCGGCGGAGGAGGATGGGTCTTTGGAAGAGAGGGTTGTGACTTATGCTAGAAAGAATAACACCGAGTTGGAGACTCGCAATACGATTTCCAGTACACCTGGGGGGCCCAGCCCAGGGTTTACAGCGAATGACCAGGATTCCGAAATCAGGATGAGTTCAAGCCAGCGGCCCTCCACCTGGAAGGCTGATGTGGACCAGCTGCTCTCCGACACTACCCTGAACCAGTGGTCAACAGCACCGTCCACCCCAAACCAGTGGCCACTGCCCTCGCCCACAGCCATGCCAGCTCCCGAGGATCTGCGACTGGTGCCGATGCCCTGGGGCCCGTGGCACTGCCACTGCAAGTCCGGCACCATGAGCCGGACCTGGGCCGGGAAACCACGTGGCCTTTCGGGGCGCCTGCGAGTTGGGGCGCTGAGCCAACCCCACACTGAGCACCGGCCTTGCACCTACCACCAATGCCCCTGCAACCGTGAGCGGGAGGAGTGCCCCCTCGATGCAGGTCTCTGTCCTGACACCAGCTGCACCACTCAGACCACCACCAGGGCCACCACCACTACTCCTCTTCCCCTACTAGTCAGCCGACTCAGACTCACCCCCTTCATCCCCAGTCTCAGGCCCAACCCAGCCCTTGCTTTTTGGAAAAGGGTCAGGACTGAGCTGGAGGATATTTGGAACAGCCTGTCTACAGTGTTCACAGAGATGCAACCA ATAAACAGAAATCGGAGGTAA
- the BNIPL gene encoding bcl-2/adenovirus E1B 19 kDa-interacting protein 2-like protein isoform X2 — translation MGTIQEAGEKTLDLGVRENAETAVLGASLRLGELELKEDWQDEEFPRLLPEEADPSGDPHNPERDSQAGTLSTLALCGQRPMRKRLCAQELLLNLTEGPGDNGASPTHSVPSSPDGSSDLEVEELETPSDSEQLDSGHEFEREDELPQAEGLGASEAAERLGQDCMWDVAGEDGHRWRVFRTGQREQRVDMTVIEPYKKVLSHGGYHGDGLSVVILFASCYLPRSSIPDYTYVMEHLFRYMVGTLELLIAENYLLVYLSGGTSRAQVPPLSWIRRCYRTLDRRLRKNLTALVVVHATWYVKAFLALLQPFISSKFTRKIRFLNSLGELAQLISMDQVHIPEAVRRSVAINKLR, via the exons ATGGGAACTATACAAGAGGCAGGAGAAAAGACATTGGATCTCGG GGTCAGGGAGAATGCAGAAACAGCAGTACTAGGAGCATCCTTGAGACTTGGGGAACTGGAGCTGAAGGAAGACTGGCAGGATGAAGAATTCCCTAG ATTGCTTCCTGAAGAGGCTGACCCTTCTGGAGATCCTCATAATCCTGAAAGAGACTCACAGGCAG GAACTCTCAGCACTTTAGCCCTGTGTGGCCAGCGCCCCATGCGTAAGCGTCTTTGTGCCCAAGAGTTGCTACTGAATCTGACTGAGGGACCTGGAGATAACGGAGCCTCTCCCACCcactctgtaccttcctctcctGATGGCAGTTCTGACCTGGAGGTGGAAGAGTTGGAGACACCTTCAGACTCGGAGCAGCTGGACAGTGGACATGAATTTGAACGGGAAG ATGAGCTGCCCCAGGCAGAGGGCCTGGGGGCCAGTGAGGCAGCTGAAAGGCTGGGCCAGGATTGTATGTGGGATGTGGCTGGAGAAGATGGTCATCGCTGGAGGGTGTTCCGAACAGGACAGCGGGAGCAGCGAGTGGACATGACCGTCATTGAGCCCTATAAGAAAGTCCTATCTCATGGAG gCTACCATGGTGATGGCCTCAGTGTTGTCATCCTCTTTGCTTCCTGTTATCTACCCAGAAGCAGCATCCCCGACTACACCTATGTCATGGAACACTTGTTTAG GTATATGGTGGGTACTCTGGAGCTGCTGATAGCTGAAAATTATCTGCTTGTTTACCTGAGTGGAGGCACAAGTAGGGCCCAAGTTCCACCTCTGAGCTGGATACGCCGGTGTTACCGCACCCTGGATCGGCG GCTCCGGAAGAACCTGACTGCCCTGGTGGTTGTCCATGCTACATGGTATGTGAAGGCATTCCTGGCACTGCTTCAGCCCTTCATCAG TTCCAAGTTCACACGGAAGATCCGTTTTCTGAACAGCCTTGGAGAGCTGGCCCAACTCATCTCCATGGATCAGGTCCACATCCCAGAAGCCGTCAGACG ATCTGTAGCGATTAATAAACTGCGATGA
- the BNIPL gene encoding bcl-2/adenovirus E1B 19 kDa-interacting protein 2-like protein isoform X4, with amino-acid sequence MGTIQEAGEKTLDLGVRENAETAVLGASLRLGELELKEDWQDEEFPRLLPEEADPSGDPHNPERDSQAGTLSTLALCGQRPMRKRLCAQELLLNLTEGPGDNGASPTHSVPSSPDGSSDLEVEELETPSDSEQLDSGHEFEREDELPQAEGLGASEAAERLGQDCMWDVAGEDGHRWRVFRTGQREQRVDMTVIEPYKKVLSHGGYHGDGLSVVILFASCYLPRSSIPDYTYVMEHLFRLRKNLTALVVVHATWYVKAFLALLQPFISSKFTRKIRFLNSLGELAQLISMDQVHIPEAVRRLDQDLHGSGGT; translated from the exons ATGGGAACTATACAAGAGGCAGGAGAAAAGACATTGGATCTCGG GGTCAGGGAGAATGCAGAAACAGCAGTACTAGGAGCATCCTTGAGACTTGGGGAACTGGAGCTGAAGGAAGACTGGCAGGATGAAGAATTCCCTAG ATTGCTTCCTGAAGAGGCTGACCCTTCTGGAGATCCTCATAATCCTGAAAGAGACTCACAGGCAG GAACTCTCAGCACTTTAGCCCTGTGTGGCCAGCGCCCCATGCGTAAGCGTCTTTGTGCCCAAGAGTTGCTACTGAATCTGACTGAGGGACCTGGAGATAACGGAGCCTCTCCCACCcactctgtaccttcctctcctGATGGCAGTTCTGACCTGGAGGTGGAAGAGTTGGAGACACCTTCAGACTCGGAGCAGCTGGACAGTGGACATGAATTTGAACGGGAAG ATGAGCTGCCCCAGGCAGAGGGCCTGGGGGCCAGTGAGGCAGCTGAAAGGCTGGGCCAGGATTGTATGTGGGATGTGGCTGGAGAAGATGGTCATCGCTGGAGGGTGTTCCGAACAGGACAGCGGGAGCAGCGAGTGGACATGACCGTCATTGAGCCCTATAAGAAAGTCCTATCTCATGGAG gCTACCATGGTGATGGCCTCAGTGTTGTCATCCTCTTTGCTTCCTGTTATCTACCCAGAAGCAGCATCCCCGACTACACCTATGTCATGGAACACTTGTTTAG GCTCCGGAAGAACCTGACTGCCCTGGTGGTTGTCCATGCTACATGGTATGTGAAGGCATTCCTGGCACTGCTTCAGCCCTTCATCAG TTCCAAGTTCACACGGAAGATCCGTTTTCTGAACAGCCTTGGAGAGCTGGCCCAACTCATCTCCATGGATCAGGTCCACATCCCAGAAGCCGTCAGACG GCTGGACCAGGATCTCCATGGCTCAGGAGGGACCTAG
- the BNIPL gene encoding bcl-2/adenovirus E1B 19 kDa-interacting protein 2-like protein isoform X3, with protein sequence MGTIQEAGEKTLDLGLLPEEADPSGDPHNPERDSQAGTLSTLALCGQRPMRKRLCAQELLLNLTEGPGDNGASPTHSVPSSPDGSSDLEVEELETPSDSEQLDSGHEFEREDELPQAEGLGASEAAERLGQDCMWDVAGEDGHRWRVFRTGQREQRVDMTVIEPYKKVLSHGGYHGDGLSVVILFASCYLPRSSIPDYTYVMEHLFRYMVGTLELLIAENYLLVYLSGGTSRAQVPPLSWIRRCYRTLDRRLRKNLTALVVVHATWYVKAFLALLQPFISSKFTRKIRFLNSLGELAQLISMDQVHIPEAVRRLDQDLHGSGGT encoded by the exons ATGGGAACTATACAAGAGGCAGGAGAAAAGACATTGGATCTCGG ATTGCTTCCTGAAGAGGCTGACCCTTCTGGAGATCCTCATAATCCTGAAAGAGACTCACAGGCAG GAACTCTCAGCACTTTAGCCCTGTGTGGCCAGCGCCCCATGCGTAAGCGTCTTTGTGCCCAAGAGTTGCTACTGAATCTGACTGAGGGACCTGGAGATAACGGAGCCTCTCCCACCcactctgtaccttcctctcctGATGGCAGTTCTGACCTGGAGGTGGAAGAGTTGGAGACACCTTCAGACTCGGAGCAGCTGGACAGTGGACATGAATTTGAACGGGAAG ATGAGCTGCCCCAGGCAGAGGGCCTGGGGGCCAGTGAGGCAGCTGAAAGGCTGGGCCAGGATTGTATGTGGGATGTGGCTGGAGAAGATGGTCATCGCTGGAGGGTGTTCCGAACAGGACAGCGGGAGCAGCGAGTGGACATGACCGTCATTGAGCCCTATAAGAAAGTCCTATCTCATGGAG gCTACCATGGTGATGGCCTCAGTGTTGTCATCCTCTTTGCTTCCTGTTATCTACCCAGAAGCAGCATCCCCGACTACACCTATGTCATGGAACACTTGTTTAG GTATATGGTGGGTACTCTGGAGCTGCTGATAGCTGAAAATTATCTGCTTGTTTACCTGAGTGGAGGCACAAGTAGGGCCCAAGTTCCACCTCTGAGCTGGATACGCCGGTGTTACCGCACCCTGGATCGGCG GCTCCGGAAGAACCTGACTGCCCTGGTGGTTGTCCATGCTACATGGTATGTGAAGGCATTCCTGGCACTGCTTCAGCCCTTCATCAG TTCCAAGTTCACACGGAAGATCCGTTTTCTGAACAGCCTTGGAGAGCTGGCCCAACTCATCTCCATGGATCAGGTCCACATCCCAGAAGCCGTCAGACG GCTGGACCAGGATCTCCATGGCTCAGGAGGGACCTAG
- the BNIPL gene encoding bcl-2/adenovirus E1B 19 kDa-interacting protein 2-like protein isoform X1, with the protein MGTIQEAGEKTLDLGVRENAETAVLGASLRLGELELKEDWQDEEFPRLLPEEADPSGDPHNPERDSQAGTLSTLALCGQRPMRKRLCAQELLLNLTEGPGDNGASPTHSVPSSPDGSSDLEVEELETPSDSEQLDSGHEFEREDELPQAEGLGASEAAERLGQDCMWDVAGEDGHRWRVFRTGQREQRVDMTVIEPYKKVLSHGGYHGDGLSVVILFASCYLPRSSIPDYTYVMEHLFRYMVGTLELLIAENYLLVYLSGGTSRAQVPPLSWIRRCYRTLDRRLRKNLTALVVVHATWYVKAFLALLQPFISSKFTRKIRFLNSLGELAQLISMDQVHIPEAVRRLDQDLHGSGGT; encoded by the exons ATGGGAACTATACAAGAGGCAGGAGAAAAGACATTGGATCTCGG GGTCAGGGAGAATGCAGAAACAGCAGTACTAGGAGCATCCTTGAGACTTGGGGAACTGGAGCTGAAGGAAGACTGGCAGGATGAAGAATTCCCTAG ATTGCTTCCTGAAGAGGCTGACCCTTCTGGAGATCCTCATAATCCTGAAAGAGACTCACAGGCAG GAACTCTCAGCACTTTAGCCCTGTGTGGCCAGCGCCCCATGCGTAAGCGTCTTTGTGCCCAAGAGTTGCTACTGAATCTGACTGAGGGACCTGGAGATAACGGAGCCTCTCCCACCcactctgtaccttcctctcctGATGGCAGTTCTGACCTGGAGGTGGAAGAGTTGGAGACACCTTCAGACTCGGAGCAGCTGGACAGTGGACATGAATTTGAACGGGAAG ATGAGCTGCCCCAGGCAGAGGGCCTGGGGGCCAGTGAGGCAGCTGAAAGGCTGGGCCAGGATTGTATGTGGGATGTGGCTGGAGAAGATGGTCATCGCTGGAGGGTGTTCCGAACAGGACAGCGGGAGCAGCGAGTGGACATGACCGTCATTGAGCCCTATAAGAAAGTCCTATCTCATGGAG gCTACCATGGTGATGGCCTCAGTGTTGTCATCCTCTTTGCTTCCTGTTATCTACCCAGAAGCAGCATCCCCGACTACACCTATGTCATGGAACACTTGTTTAG GTATATGGTGGGTACTCTGGAGCTGCTGATAGCTGAAAATTATCTGCTTGTTTACCTGAGTGGAGGCACAAGTAGGGCCCAAGTTCCACCTCTGAGCTGGATACGCCGGTGTTACCGCACCCTGGATCGGCG GCTCCGGAAGAACCTGACTGCCCTGGTGGTTGTCCATGCTACATGGTATGTGAAGGCATTCCTGGCACTGCTTCAGCCCTTCATCAG TTCCAAGTTCACACGGAAGATCCGTTTTCTGAACAGCCTTGGAGAGCTGGCCCAACTCATCTCCATGGATCAGGTCCACATCCCAGAAGCCGTCAGACG GCTGGACCAGGATCTCCATGGCTCAGGAGGGACCTAG